A genomic window from Chrysoperla carnea chromosome 3, inChrCarn1.1, whole genome shotgun sequence includes:
- the LOC123296315 gene encoding general transcription factor IIH subunit 2, whose translation MGDEEDAKEYRWETGYEKTWEDLKENEDGLLEASVADIIQRAKRKRQAQKKGNTKLGMMRHLYILLDCSESMSNQDLKPTRHLCTLKLLEGFVEEFFDQNPISQLGVIILRNKRAEKIIDLAGNSRKHVKIIHGLNTTALIGEPSLKNGLDLALKSLKVLPSHASREILVILGSLTTCDPGDITVTIDVLKTEGVRCSVIGLAADILVCRQLTLETGGLYGVILDDCHYRDQLFQHIDPPAAAVCLESSLIKMGFPHNLVTERKEEPLTMCMCHVDSTDEASKLTTGGYYCPQCSSKYCELPVECRACGLTLVSAPHLARSYHHLFPVDPFTEIDNENQVEICYACQKNFTDTDKHVYRCEICKQIFCIDCDIFVHETLHTCPGCASNPKTFQHNTTDHLSNSNHGK comes from the exons ATGGGTGATGAAGAAGATGCTAAAGAATATCGCTGGGAAACTGGTTATGAAAAAacttg ggaagatttaaaagaaaatgaagatGGATTACTTGAAGCATCGGTCGCTGATATTATACAACGGGCCAAACGAAAACGACAAGCACAAAAGAAGGGGAATACGAAATTGGGCATGATGCGGCATTTGTACATTCTTTTAGATTGTTCAGAATCTATGTCCAATCAAGATTTAAAACCAACTAGGCATTTGTGTACCTTAAAA ttattagaAGGTTTCGTAGAAGAATTCTTCGATCAAAATCCAATTAGTCAATTAGGTGTAATAATTTTGCGTAATAAACGAGcagaaaaaataatagatttagCTGGAAATAGTCGTaaacatgtaaaaataattcatggTTTAAATACAACTGCCTTGATTGGGGAACCATCGTTAAAGAATGGATTAGATCTTGCTTTAAAATCGTTAAAAGTCTTACCATCACATGCCAGTCGAGAAATATTAGTCATTCTAGGAAGTTTAACTACATGTGATCCTGGCGACATTACAGTGACTATCGAT gtaTTAAAAACTGAAGGTGTTAGATGTTCTGTTATCGGTTTAGCCGCAGATATTCTTGTTTGTCGACAACTAACACTTGAAACTGGTGGTTTATATGGCGTTATTTTGGATGATTGCCATTATAGAGATCAATTATTTCAACATATTGACCCACCTGCAGCTGCAGTGTGTTTAGAATCGTCTTTAATTAAAATGGGATTTCCACATAATTTAGTTACAGAGAGAAAAGAAGAACCTTTGACCATGTGCATGTG ccaCGTGGATAGTACAGATGAAGCAAGTAAATTAACCACTGGTGGTTATTATTGCCCACAATGTTCAAGTAAATATTGTGAGTTGCCTGTTGAATGCCGTGCTTGCGGGCTAACGTTAGTATCGGCACCACATCTAGCCAGATCGTATCATCATTTATTCCCGGTTGATCCATTTACTGAAATTGATAATGaaaatcaagttgaaatttgttaTGCTTGCCAGAAAAATTTTACAGATACAGATAAACAC GTTTATCGATGtgaaatttgtaaacaaatattttgtattgattgTGATATATTTGTCCACGAAACATTACACACATGTCCAGGATGTGCGTCAAATCCAAAAACATTTCAACATAATACCACGGATCATTTAAGCAATTCCAATCATggaaaataa
- the LOC123296316 gene encoding cytochrome P450 4C1-like: MQYTVWEPLLHSSTYFLLKYTLLTIIVISVIKFYWDRRRLYICALKFSGPTAIPLLGNALLFAVQPEDILNRIYEIVCKYSSPCRLWFGHKLMTIIYAPEDLEVVLSDTVNIKKDHTYSFIEPFLGQGLISNSGSLWKTHRRLIIPTFTSKTLRYYVESFNTHAKTLVEKLQPIAERKETVNIIDPLNLCTVDIVLSTILGIEAGAQDHKIDEFVEHVELGYKMVAERMFKGWLHLDAIFRLSKCYRNTMKAQKVIHDFARKQLTTLKAEFNQKYQDGLIDEHNVRTTLEHLLLINKKGDDFFTDVELRDETYTLFTASQDTVATECAFILLMLAMHPEIQEKVYKEILEVSGETKDYYTEWETYPEFKYLEMVIKESLRLFPIGPTIMREVIQDIKLKNDIVIPKGAGVMVVMYRTHRLPEYWTEPEKFIPERFLPELCEKRHPFAYVPFSFGPRSCIAPKYAMAAMKTIVTHVIRSYKVTSEDKFEDLQLCSDISTRSRNGYKMKIELRK, from the exons ATGCAATACACAGTTTGGGAACCTCTGTTACACAGTT caacttattttttattaaaatatacattattgacaattattgtaattagtgttattaaattttattgggaTCGACGTCGATTATATATATGTGCATTGAAATTTTCTGGACCCACAGCTATACCGCTCCTTGGGAATGCTCTGCTTTTTGCTGTACAACCCGAAG atatattaaatagaatatatGAAATTGTTTGTAAATACTCATCACCATGTCGACTATGGTTTGGCCATAAATTAATGACCATAATCTATGCACCAGAAGATTTAGAG GTAGTTCTTAGTGATACtgtgaatattaaaaaagatcACACATATAGTTTTATAGAACCATTTCTTGGACAAGGACTCATTAGTAATTCTG gcTCACTTTGGAAAACACATCGAAGATTAATTATACCAacatttacttcgaaaacatTACGTTACTATGTCGAGTCATTTAATACACATGCGAAAACACTTGTCGAAAAATTGCAACCGATAGCAGAACGTAAAGAAACAGTGAATATAATCGATCCATTAAATTTATGTACAGTTGATATAGTTTTATCAACAATATTAGGTATTGAAGCCGGTGCACAAGATCATAAAATCGATGAATTCGTTGAGCATGTTGAACTGGGTTATAAAATGGTCGCAGAACGAATGTTCAAAGGATGGTTACATTTAGATGCGAtttttcgtttatcaaaatGTTATCGTAATACAATGAAAGCACAAAAGGTTATACATGATTTTGCAAGGAAACAATTAACAACCCTTAAAGctgaatttaatcaaaaatatcaagATGGTCTTATTGATGAGCACAATGTTCGTACAACGTTAGAACATTTGTTGCTAATTAATAAGAAGGGTGATGATTTTTTTACGGATGTAGAATTACGAGATGAAACGTATACTTTATTTACAGCGAGTCAAGATACTGTTGCTACAGAATGTGCGTTTATTCTTTTGATGTTGGCCATGCATCCAGAAATACAG gaaaaagtgtataaagaaatattagaaGTAAGCGGCGAAACAAAAGATTATTATACTGAATGGGAAACATATccagaatttaaatatttagaaatggTAATAAAAGAATCATTACGATTGTTTCCCATTGGTCCAACAATCATGAGAGAAGTTATTcaagatattaaattaaaaaatgatattgttataCCAAAAGGTGCAGGTGTGATGGTTGTTATGTATAGAACACATCGTTTACCTGAATATTGGACAGAGCCAGAAAAGTTTATACCAGAAAGATTTCTACCTGAATTATGTGAAAAACGGCATCCTTTTGCTTATGTACCGTTTAGTTTCGGACCTAGGAGTTGCATTG CTCCGAAATATGCCATGGCTGCTATGAAAACAATCGTAACCCACGTCATCAGAAGTTATAAAGTAACCAGTGAAGATAAATTTGAAGACTTACAGCTTTGTAGTGACATATCGACGCGTTCCCGAAAtggatataaaatgaaaatagaattacgaaaataa